In Anaerolineales bacterium, a genomic segment contains:
- a CDS encoding NUDIX hydrolase yields MPIKFQPQAGRWETVASRLVLDRSPFARLYDEDVALPDGTVIEGFARCVITPFVITFALLEDGRVPFVRQYRRALNDFPLELPAGFIEFGAGENSDPLHTAQRELLEETGAEAAEWFPLGQYMMDSTKDCGTAHCFAARGARLITAPNPGDLGELSLHLLTLEEVRQRWLAGGFPSAPTALTVGLALARLGV; encoded by the coding sequence ATGCCTATCAAATTTCAACCACAGGCGGGGCGATGGGAAACTGTCGCCAGCCGTCTTGTCTTGGATCGCTCGCCCTTTGCCCGTCTCTATGATGAGGATGTGGCGCTCCCCGATGGGACGGTCATCGAGGGTTTCGCTCGCTGTGTGATTACCCCCTTTGTGATCACCTTTGCCTTGCTAGAGGATGGGCGCGTGCCGTTCGTCCGCCAATATCGTCGCGCCCTGAACGATTTCCCTCTGGAACTCCCCGCCGGTTTCATCGAGTTTGGCGCGGGAGAGAACTCCGACCCGCTTCACACCGCCCAACGCGAACTTTTGGAGGAGACGGGTGCTGAGGCGGCGGAATGGTTTCCTCTGGGGCAGTATATGATGGATTCCACCAAAGACTGCGGGACAGCGCATTGTTTCGCGGCGCGGGGGGCGCGGCTGATCACCGCCCCTAATCCGGGCGATTTGGGGGAGCTTTCCCTCCACCTGCTCACCCTTGAGGAGGTGCGCCAGCGGTGGCTTGCCGGGGGCTTTCCCTCCGCGCCCACCGCCCTCACGGTGGGCTTAGCGTTGGCGCGGTTGGGGGTCTAG
- a CDS encoding MoxR family ATPase produces the protein MFNDTKSVISALAEQKYIASDEIATVLFLAEKLGKPVLSEGPAGVGKTELGKVWASATGRQLIRLQCYEGLDESKALYEWEYAKQMLYTQLLRDKLQDILKDVGSLGEAANRLALEEDVFFSERFLLARPLLQAIISPEPALLLIDEIDRSDTEFEAFLLEVLSDFQVSVPELGTLKAKHQPMVILTSNNTRELSEALKRRCLYLSINYPSHEEELNIVRMRIPDLNGRIATQVVDVVQNLRAMDLKKHPSVAETLDWAKALVMLNADNLDERTLETTLTVLLKHESDVQRAKRELNNGNLTRRGATGRGGSQTPGFPTRRPRG, from the coding sequence ATGTTCAACGATACAAAATCTGTGATCAGCGCTCTTGCCGAGCAAAAGTACATTGCCTCGGATGAGATCGCCACCGTCTTGTTCCTTGCCGAAAAGTTGGGAAAACCCGTCCTTTCCGAAGGACCCGCCGGAGTCGGCAAGACCGAATTGGGCAAAGTGTGGGCAAGCGCCACCGGACGCCAGTTGATCCGCCTTCAGTGTTACGAAGGTCTGGACGAGAGCAAGGCGCTTTACGAGTGGGAATATGCCAAGCAGATGCTCTATACACAGCTTCTGCGTGATAAGCTGCAAGATATTTTGAAGGATGTCGGCAGTTTAGGCGAGGCGGCGAACCGTTTGGCGCTGGAAGAAGATGTCTTTTTCTCGGAGCGTTTTTTGCTGGCACGTCCGCTCTTGCAGGCGATCATCTCGCCAGAGCCAGCGCTCTTGCTCATTGATGAAATAGACCGCTCCGATACCGAGTTTGAGGCGTTTCTGTTGGAAGTCCTCAGCGATTTTCAGGTGAGTGTCCCAGAGCTAGGGACGCTGAAGGCAAAACACCAGCCGATGGTGATCCTCACCAGCAACAACACACGCGAACTCTCCGAAGCGCTTAAGCGGCGTTGTTTGTACCTTTCGATCAACTACCCTTCCCACGAGGAAGAACTGAACATCGTGCGGATGCGCATCCCCGACCTGAACGGACGGATTGCCACCCAAGTAGTCGATGTCGTCCAAAACTTGCGGGCGATGGATTTGAAAAAGCACCCCAGTGTTGCCGAGACGCTGGATTGGGCGAAGGCGCTCGTCATGCTCAACGCCGATAACCTTGACGAACGCACCCTAGAGACGACACTTACCGTCTTGCTCAAACATGAGTCCGATGTGCAGCGGGCAAAGCGCGAACTGAACAACGGAAACCTAACGCGGCGCGGGGCAACCGGACGCGGCGGCAGCCAGACCCCCGGCTTTCCCACCCGTCGCCCGCGAGGGTAA